The following coding sequences are from one Lolium rigidum isolate FL_2022 chromosome 6, APGP_CSIRO_Lrig_0.1, whole genome shotgun sequence window:
- the LOC124663389 gene encoding probable peptide/nitrate transporter At3g43790, with product MAAGERNETAAAAATAPLLALARGKERCPACRLAEINMASTSIPYRNFFYVWVVCLCASLPIQSLFPYLYFMIRDLNVAKQEEDIGFYAGFVGATYFLGRTISAVPWGMFADKYGRKPCIVISILSVIVFNTLFGLSTTYWMAIVTRGLLGLLCGILGPIKAYASEVCRKEHQALGISLVTSSRAIALVVGPAIGGFLAQPAKRFPNLFSEESIFGRFPYFLPCFVISVLAAGACVACIWLPETLHMHHDDKTIDTMEAQVWRMASTKSLLKNWQLMSAITLYCVFSLHDTAYLEIFSLWAVSSRKYRGLSFTSQDVGTVLAISGLGVLVYQLTIYPFLAKYAGLIKPFRSAAVLSILLLATYPFMANLYGMELKVLINIASLLKNVFAATITIACNILQNTAVAQEQRGVANGISVTLMSIFKAAAPAAAGILFSWAQKNITGLFLPGDQILFWLLNMVSVLGLSLTFSPFFSMPSAMK from the exons ATGGCCGCCGGGGAAAGAAACGAGActgcggccgcggcggcgacagCGCCATTGCTTGCGCTGGCGAGGGGCAAGGAGCGTTGCCCCGCTTGCAGGCTGGCGGAGATCAACATGGCCAGCACCAGCATCCCCTACCGCAATTTCTTCTACGTCTGGGTCGTCTGCCTCTGCGCAT CGCTACCAATCCAGTCATTGTTTCCCTATCTATACTTCATG ATTAGAGACTTGAACGTTGCAAAGCAAGAGGAGGATATTGGGTTCTACGCTGGTTTTGTCG GGGCTACTTATTTTCTTGGAAGAACCATCAGTGCTGTGCCATGGGGCATGTTTGCTGACAAGTATGGCAGGAAGCCCTGCATTGTAATCAGTATCCTTTCAGT GATCGTATTTAACACCCTCTTCGGCCTTAGCACGACTTACTGGATGGCAATTGTAACTAGGGGTCTACTTGGGTTACTTTGTGGTATATTAGGACCAATCAAG GCCTATGCTTCGGAAGTTTGCAGGAAAGAGCACCAAGCCCTAGGAATTTCTCTT GTTACATCTTCTCGAGCAATAGCCCTTGTTGTTGGACCAGCCATTGGAGGATTTCTTGCACAG CCTGCAAAGAGGTTCCCAAATCTTTTCTCGGAGGAATCCATATTTGGAAG GTTTCCATACTTCCTCCCTTGCTTCGTCATATCAGTTCTAGCAGCAGGAGCATGTGTAGCGTGCATTTGGCTTCCG GAAACTCTGCACATGCACCATGATGACAAAACTATTGATACGATGGAGGCACAAGTAT GGAGAATGGCATCTACAAAGAGCCTGCTAAAGAACTGGCAATTGATGTCAGCAATAACCCTCTACTGTGTCTTTTCTCTCCATGATACAGCTTATCTCGAG ATATTTTCGCTCTGGGCCGTCAGCAGCAGAAAATACCGGGGACTGAGTTTTACATCTCAGGATGTTGGTACAGTGCTAGCTATCTCGG GTCTTGGTGTTTTAGTGTACCAGCTTACGATTTATCCATTCCTTGCCAAGTATGCTGGGTTAATCAAGCCATTCCGTTCTGCAGCG GTATTGTCTATACTTCTCCTTGCAACATATCCATTCATGGCCAACCTGTATGGTATGGAGCTCAAAGTACTCATCAACATAGCTTCGCTTCTGAAAAATGTGTTTGCT GCGACCATTACTATTGCGTGCAACATTCTGCAGAACACGGCGGTG GCACAAGAACAAAGGGGTGTTGCAAATGGAATCTCTGTGACTCTGATGTCTATCTTCAAAGCAGCAGCTCCAGCAGCAGCAGGAATTTT GTTTTCATGGGCCCAGAAGAACATAACTGGGTTGTTCTTACCAG GTGATCAGATTCTGTTCTGGTTGCTGAACATGGTGTCAGTTCTCGGGCTCTCGTTGACGTTCAGTCCGTTTTTCTCTATGCCTAGTGCGATGAAATGA